The following coding sequences are from one Aethina tumida isolate Nest 87 chromosome 2, icAetTumi1.1, whole genome shotgun sequence window:
- the LOC109606104 gene encoding uncharacterized protein LOC109606104 isoform X1 translates to MSSVIDIFGLGHSCPDPQNYVIYQHHGQLIVKKRDHPHPGKNTEIYIKGLPKSCTIQDLFYFVESCGTVYQVRLLTEYSGYNRGYAYVSYVDPAEAKRAICLLNGQRFLTNVVTVKISTDNDKLTISNLPGLYALDEIEAEVKKQFSFKHIVTQPMNLLQNVIIQFDSHRHASDVRKMHFPHINLFGTNFFIDWAIPVGHDEVKHLLLIFPDRVNVDNVIGLLKCFAQATKVKKLAIGGNEALVEFLGRQDAEELFIHLQDKEKKLHVGVMWPTETMIKELKPQQTLIFDSPLTGNNLNQSPSINNAVTVFNSPTMVNSPPENNQIMVYDLMCCFPFQVSHNGIYNFVQRRMDMNRVIHVLVYELFVTICLYTEEEALYILKELAERAPISYWVIKHRTHSPNRPAQIGQNKEVLGHNFLPPLSPTLSSGSSEYSTPASLSPSLPVQNSVQVLNTHQQGTNVQPAHDETSYTQDITETPQFIYDQMLKAVFHGHEPSTSNSDGLSHKQLFERYLDRQDNRKNPNGTGTQESHQAYPEYDMWNGKGFELSKVAYEIKKTRTTTTKHGGYGLRGLLDIL, encoded by the exons ATGTCTTCCGTGATCGACATCTTCGGCCTGGGCCACAGCTGTCCCGATCCGCAGAACTACGTGATTTATCAGCATCACGGACAGTTGATCGTCAAAAAGAGGGACCATCCGCATCCTGGCAAGAACACCGAAATTTACATCAAAGGCTTGCCGAAAAGCTGCACCATCCAAGATCTGTTCTACTTTGTGGAGTCGTGCGGCACCGTTTATCAG gttcGACTACTAACAGAGTACAGCGGATACAACCGTGGTTACGCCTACGTATCGTACGTCGATCCTGCCGAAGCCAAAAGGGCCATCTGCCTATTGAACGGACAACGATTCTTGACGAACGTCGTCACCGTAAAAATTTCGACCGACAACGACAAACTGACCATCAGCAACTTGCCGGGTTTATATGCCCTCGATGAAATCGAAGCGGAAGTCAAGAAGCAGTTCAGCTTCAAGCACATCGTCACACAGCCTATGAACCTGCTTCAGAATGTTATCATCCAATTCGACAGTCACAGACATGCGTCTGACGTCCGGAAAATGCATTTCCCCCATATAAATCTGTTCGGGACGAACTTTTTTATAGATTGGGCCATTCCCGTTGGCCACGATGAG gtCAAACATCTACTTTTGATATTTCCGGATAGAGTTAATGTGGATAACGTAATTGGTTTGCTTAAATGTTTTGCGCAGGCAACCAAAGTGAAGAAGTTGGCTATTGGAGGTAATGAAGCTCTAGTCGAATTTTTGGGCAGACAAGACGCTGAAGAACTCTTCATTCATTTACAAG aCAAGGAGAAGAAATTACATGTGGGAGTCATGTGGCCAACCGAAACTATGATTAAAGAACTAAA GCCTCAACAAACACTTATTTTCGATAGTCCACTAACagggaataatttaaatcagtcTCCATCAATAAATAACGCCGTGACAGTATTCAACTCCCCAACAATGGTCAATTCCCCACCAGAAAACAATCAAATAATGGTA tacgACTTGATGTGTTGTTTCCCGTTCCAAGTTTCTCATAATGGAATCTATAATTTTGTGCAACGTAGGATGGATATGAATAGAGTAATACACGTTTTAGTTTACGAATTGTTCGTCACAATTTGTTTGTACACCGAGGAAGAAGCTCTATATATATTAAAGGAATTAG CTGAAAGAGCCCCAATATCCTATTGGGTCATAAAACATAGAACCCATTCTCC aaatcGACCTGCTCAAATCGGCCAGAATAAAGAAGTCCTGGGCCACAACTTCCTGCCTCCGTTGAGTCCTACACTTTCATCAGGTTCGAGCGAATATTCTACGCCAGCTTCGTTGAGTCCCAGTTTGCCGGTGCAGAACTCCGTGCAGGTTTTGAACACCCATCAACAAGGTACAAATGTGCAACCTGCTCATGACGAAACAAGTTATACACAGGACATCACCGAGACGCCACAATTTATATACGATCAGATGCTTAAAGCTGTATTTCATGGGCATGAACCTTCCACGTCTAACAGCGATGGTTTGTCTCATAAGCAACTTTTCGAGCGTTATCTAGATCGACAAGACAATCGTAAGAATCCAAATGGGACTGGCACACAAGAATCTCATCAGGCTTATCCTGAATATGATATGTGGAATGGAAAAGGCTTTGAACTGTCGAAAGTTGCCtatgaaattaagaaaactaGAACCACTACTACTAAACATGGAGGG TACGGTCTACGAGGTTTATTGGATATTCTGTAG
- the LOC109606104 gene encoding uncharacterized protein LOC109606104 isoform X2, producing MSSVIDIFGLGHSCPDPQNYVIYQHHGQLIVKKRDHPHPGKNTEIYIKGLPKSCTIQDLFYFVESCGTVYQVRLLTEYSGYNRGYAYVSYVDPAEAKRAICLLNGQRFLTNVVTVKISTDNDKLTISNLPGLYALDEIEAEVKKQFSFKHIVTQPMNLLQNVIIQFDSHRHASDVRKMHFPHINLFGTNFFIDWAIPVGHDEVKHLLLIFPDRVNVDNVIGLLKCFAQATKVKKLAIGGNEALVEFLGRQDAEELFIHLQDKEKKLHVGVMWPTETMIKELKPQQTLIFDSPLTGNNLNQSPSINNAVTVFNSPTMVNSPPENNQIMYDLMCCFPFQVSHNGIYNFVQRRMDMNRVIHVLVYELFVTICLYTEEEALYILKELAERAPISYWVIKHRTHSPNRPAQIGQNKEVLGHNFLPPLSPTLSSGSSEYSTPASLSPSLPVQNSVQVLNTHQQGTNVQPAHDETSYTQDITETPQFIYDQMLKAVFHGHEPSTSNSDGLSHKQLFERYLDRQDNRKNPNGTGTQESHQAYPEYDMWNGKGFELSKVAYEIKKTRTTTTKHGGYGLRGLLDIL from the exons ATGTCTTCCGTGATCGACATCTTCGGCCTGGGCCACAGCTGTCCCGATCCGCAGAACTACGTGATTTATCAGCATCACGGACAGTTGATCGTCAAAAAGAGGGACCATCCGCATCCTGGCAAGAACACCGAAATTTACATCAAAGGCTTGCCGAAAAGCTGCACCATCCAAGATCTGTTCTACTTTGTGGAGTCGTGCGGCACCGTTTATCAG gttcGACTACTAACAGAGTACAGCGGATACAACCGTGGTTACGCCTACGTATCGTACGTCGATCCTGCCGAAGCCAAAAGGGCCATCTGCCTATTGAACGGACAACGATTCTTGACGAACGTCGTCACCGTAAAAATTTCGACCGACAACGACAAACTGACCATCAGCAACTTGCCGGGTTTATATGCCCTCGATGAAATCGAAGCGGAAGTCAAGAAGCAGTTCAGCTTCAAGCACATCGTCACACAGCCTATGAACCTGCTTCAGAATGTTATCATCCAATTCGACAGTCACAGACATGCGTCTGACGTCCGGAAAATGCATTTCCCCCATATAAATCTGTTCGGGACGAACTTTTTTATAGATTGGGCCATTCCCGTTGGCCACGATGAG gtCAAACATCTACTTTTGATATTTCCGGATAGAGTTAATGTGGATAACGTAATTGGTTTGCTTAAATGTTTTGCGCAGGCAACCAAAGTGAAGAAGTTGGCTATTGGAGGTAATGAAGCTCTAGTCGAATTTTTGGGCAGACAAGACGCTGAAGAACTCTTCATTCATTTACAAG aCAAGGAGAAGAAATTACATGTGGGAGTCATGTGGCCAACCGAAACTATGATTAAAGAACTAAA GCCTCAACAAACACTTATTTTCGATAGTCCACTAACagggaataatttaaatcagtcTCCATCAATAAATAACGCCGTGACAGTATTCAACTCCCCAACAATGGTCAATTCCCCACCAGAAAACAATCAAATAATG tacgACTTGATGTGTTGTTTCCCGTTCCAAGTTTCTCATAATGGAATCTATAATTTTGTGCAACGTAGGATGGATATGAATAGAGTAATACACGTTTTAGTTTACGAATTGTTCGTCACAATTTGTTTGTACACCGAGGAAGAAGCTCTATATATATTAAAGGAATTAG CTGAAAGAGCCCCAATATCCTATTGGGTCATAAAACATAGAACCCATTCTCC aaatcGACCTGCTCAAATCGGCCAGAATAAAGAAGTCCTGGGCCACAACTTCCTGCCTCCGTTGAGTCCTACACTTTCATCAGGTTCGAGCGAATATTCTACGCCAGCTTCGTTGAGTCCCAGTTTGCCGGTGCAGAACTCCGTGCAGGTTTTGAACACCCATCAACAAGGTACAAATGTGCAACCTGCTCATGACGAAACAAGTTATACACAGGACATCACCGAGACGCCACAATTTATATACGATCAGATGCTTAAAGCTGTATTTCATGGGCATGAACCTTCCACGTCTAACAGCGATGGTTTGTCTCATAAGCAACTTTTCGAGCGTTATCTAGATCGACAAGACAATCGTAAGAATCCAAATGGGACTGGCACACAAGAATCTCATCAGGCTTATCCTGAATATGATATGTGGAATGGAAAAGGCTTTGAACTGTCGAAAGTTGCCtatgaaattaagaaaactaGAACCACTACTACTAAACATGGAGGG TACGGTCTACGAGGTTTATTGGATATTCTGTAG